One genomic segment of Hevea brasiliensis isolate MT/VB/25A 57/8 chromosome 3, ASM3005281v1, whole genome shotgun sequence includes these proteins:
- the LOC110664281 gene encoding two-component response regulator 24-like encodes MSSSQNSTVTKEEMFDGNENHINNGNPFSVLVVDDDNVVRTIHKMMLEVKGMEVQLATNGKEAVDLHRVGACFNLILMDKDMPVMNGYQATKELRDMGVNCPIIGVTSSTEEAELEEFMEAGLDDCICKPLTIEKIACYLPGVASTSTANHRDDYDDYVEVEDENADRASSTNSNNN; translated from the exons ATGTCTAGTTCACAGAATTCAACAGTGACCAAAGAAGAAATGTTTGATGGAAATGAGAATCACATAAACAACGGGAATCCTTTCTCAGTACTAGTTGTGGATGATGATAATGTTGTTCGAACAATCcacaaaatgatgcttgaagtaaaaGGCATGGAAGTACAACTAGCTACTAATGGTAAAGAAGCTGTCGATCTTCATCGTGTTGGGGCTTGTTTCAATCTTATTCTCATGGACAAGGATATGCCCGTCATGAATGGGTATCAG GCAACAAAGGAGTTGCGAGACATGGGCGTGAATTGCCCTATTATTGGTGTGACCTCTTCTACTGAAGAGGCTGAGTTGGAAGAGTTCATGGAGGCAGGCTTGGACGACTGTATTTGTAAGCCACTGACCATTGAGAAAATTGCCTGTTACCTCCCTGGGGTTGCCTCCACTAGCACTGCCAACCATAGAGATGACTATGACGACTATGTGGAGGTGGAGGATGAGAACGCTGACCGCGCCAGCAGCACCAATAGCAACAACAACTAA
- the LOC110637415 gene encoding GDSL esterase/lipase At5g18430-like: MPMATISIPSITKMVFFLLAVAAGVVLPSEARAFFVFGDSLVDSGNNNYLATTARADSPPYGIDYPTHRPTGRFSNGLNIPDIISERIGAEPVLPYLSPELTAQRLLNGANFASAGIGILNDTGVQFLNIIRMDKQLECFQEYQQRVRDLIGGDRTKQLVNGALILIAVGGNDFVNNYYLLPYSARSRQFPLPDYVKYLISEYKKLLMELYKLGARRVLVTGTGPLGCVPAELALRGTNGGCSAELQRAASLYNPQLVEMLKGLNKKIGKNVFIGANTQRMHTDFISNPQAYGFTTSQVACCGQGQYNGLGLCTAASNLCPNRGEYAFWDPFHPSEKANRLLVEAMFSGSTNYMVPMNLRTIMALDARN, from the exons ATGCCAATGGCTACTATTTCAATTCCATCCATTACCAAGATGGTGTTTTTCCTTTTAGCAGTAGCTGCAGGTGTTGTTCTTCCATCTGAGGCTCGAGCATTCTTCGTGTTTGGTGATTCACTCGTGGACAGTGGCAATAACAACTACCTTGCAACAACTGCCCGTGCAGATTCTCCTCCTTATGGAATTGATTACCCAACTCATCGTCCCACAGGCCGTTTCTCTAATGGCCTTAACATTCCAGACATTATCA GTGAGAGAATCGGAGCAGAACCTGTATTGCCATACCTGAGTCCAGAACTAACTGCACAAAGGTTGCTTAATGGTGCCAATTTTGCTTCTGCTGGGATTGGAATCCTCAATGACACTGGGGTTCAATTC CTGAACATTATCAGAATGGATAAACAGTTGGAATGCTTTCAAGAATACCAGCAGCGGGTTCGTGATCTTATTGGAGGTGATCGAACTAAGCAACTTGTAAATGGAGCACTAATCCTGATCGCTGTCGGTGGCAATGATTTTGTGAACAACTATTACTTGCTTCCCTATTCTGCTAGGTCTCGCCAATTTCCTTTGCCAGATTATGTCAAGTACCTCATTTCAGAGTACAAAAAATTATTAATG GAACTATATAAATTGGGAGCAAGAAGAGTTCTCGTGACAGGTACTGGACCACTGGGCTGCGTTCCAGCAGAACTAGCTTTGCGGGGCACAAATGGTGGTTGCTCTGCTGAACTTCAGCGAGCTGCTTCCTTGTACAACCCTCAACTTGTTGAGATGCTCAAAGGACTGAACAAAAAAATTGGCAAAAATGTGTTCATCGGTGCAAATACACAAAGAATGCACACGGATTTCATCAGTAATCCCCAAGCATATG GATTCACTACATCACAGGTTGCCTGTTGTGGACAGGGACAATACAATGGTCTTGGACTATGCACAGCAGCATCAAACTTATGTCCAAACAGAGGTGAGTATGCATTCTGGGATCCGTTCCATCCATCTGAGAAGGCAAATAGGCTGCTTGTTGAAGCGATGTTCTCTGGCTCTACCAATTACATGGTCCCTATGAATCTTAGAACCATCATGGCCTTAGATGCCAGGAATTGA
- the LOC110637417 gene encoding GDSL esterase/lipase At5g33370-like, producing the protein MASSILISSISFALLMTIVILSPRVEARAFFVFGDSLVDHGNNNYLVTTARADTPPYGIDFPTHLPTGRFSNGLNIPDFISQALGSELLLPYLSPELTGKKLLVGANFASAGIGILNDTGIQFVNILRMFQQFEFFQEYQQRVAVHIGAEQTKKLVNEALVLITVGGNDFVNNYFLVPNSLRSQQYSLPDYVKFLISEYRKLLQTLYDLGARRVLVTGTGPMGCVPAELALRGENGQCSDELQQAANLYNPQLTEMIKELNNQYGSDIFIAANTGRMNADLLSNPQAFGFTNSKEACCGQGPYNGLGLCTSSSNLCSNRDEYVFWDPFHPSERVNGYLAQQILNGSTQYMNPMNLSTILALDSKT; encoded by the exons ATGGCAAGTTCAATTCTCATTTCCTCAATCAGCTTTGCCTTACTCATGACAATTGTAATTCTTTCTCCTCGAGTCGAGGCTAGAGCTTTCTTTGTGTTTGGAGATTCACTAGTTGACCATGGCAACAACAATTACTTAGTCACCACTGCACGAGCAGACACTCCACCTTACGGCATTGATTTTCCGACTCATTTACCCACGGGCCGGTTCTCCAATGGCCTTAATATCCCTGACTTTATCA GTCAAGCACTTGGCTCGGAGCTTCTGTTGCCATACTTGAGTCCAGAGCTTACTGGAAAGAAGCTACTTGTTGGTGCAAATTTTGCTTCTGCTGGAATTGGAATCCTCAATGACACTGGAATTCAGTTT GTAAATATACTTAGAATGTTTCAACAATTTGAGTTCTTCCAAGAATACCAGCAGCGAGTGGCTGTTCACATTGGAGCTGAACAGACCAAGAAACTTGTTAATGAGGCTCTTGTACTTATCACAGTTGGTGGGAATGATTTTGTTAACAATTATTTCTTGGTGCCTAACTCCTTAAGGTCTCAGCAGTATTCGCTGCCAGATTATGTGAAGTTTCTCATCTCTGAGTACAGAAAACTTCTTCAGACACTATATGATCTTGGAGCACGGAGGGTTCTTGTAACTGGCACAGGTCCAATGGGTTGTGTCCCTGCAGAATTGGCCTTGAGGGGCGAAAATGGGCAATGCTCAGATGAGCTGCAACAGGCTGCAAATTTGTACAATCCTCAGCTCACTGAAATGATCAAAGAACTCAACAATCAATATGGTTCAGACATCTTCATTGCAGCAAATACAGGCCGAATGAATGCTGACTTGCTCAGTAATCCTCAAGCATTTG GATTTACCAATTCAAAGGAAGCTTGTTGTGGGCAAGGGCCTTATAACGGTCTAGGACTATGCACATCCTCATCAAACTTGTGCTCTAACAGGGATGAATATGTGTTTTGGGATCCATTCCATCCATCAGAGAGGGTAAACGGATACCTTGCTCAACAAATCCTGAATGGCTCCACCCAATACATGAACCCCATGAACCTTAGCACCATTTTGGCCTTGGACTCCAAGACCTAA